Below is a window of Candidatus Kinetoplastibacterium oncopeltii TCC290E DNA.
TGTAATTTTATCCTCAAATTACCTTTAGGGAATCAAAAGATTATTGATGTTAATAAAATTAGGATTTTCCCTAAAATAGAGATTATTAGTCATAAAAGTGGAAACTATTAACAAGGACTCTTGGAAATTTTGTGTTGCTCCAATGCTTGGAGTAACTAATCGACATTGTCGTTTCCTTTATAGATGTCTAAATTCTCATGTTCGCCTATATACGGAGATGGTTACCACCGCTGCTTTAATTAGAAACAAAAATATTTTTTCTAAATATTTACTTTTTGATAATTCACAGCATCCTATTGCTCTTCAATTAGGTGGTAATGATCCTGTAGATTTAGCAAAATCTGCTCGTATAGGAGAAAAGTGTGGTTATGATGAAATTAATATAAATTGTGGATGTCCATCAAGTAGAGTTTTAAATGGTTCATTTGGCGCTTACCTAATGAAAGATGTTAATCTAGTGATAGATTGTTTAAAGGCTATAATGGATGCTGTTAGCATCCCTGTATCAATAAAACATCGTATTGGGATAGATTACGTTGATTCTTATCAATTCATTAGAGATTTTGTTGGTAAAATTCATGATATTGGTTGTAATGTGTTCATAGTTCATGCAAGAAATGCTGTTTTGAGAGGCCTTTCTCCAAAAAAGAACAGAGAGATTCCTGCACTAAAATACGATTATGTATACAAGCTAAAAAAAGACTTTCCAGATGCCGTGATTGTTTTGAATGGAGGTATATCTAGTATAGATTCCATAAGAAATATAGAAAATTTTGTTGATGGATTTATGATTGGACGTTGTATCATGTCTAATCCACTTTTTTTATTAGATATAGAATCTGCTTTCTACAAGGAAGAAGGTGTATTTGATTACAATAATTTAATAAATATTTTAATTGAATACGCTCATATTGAAATAAACAAGGGGGTACAACTTCGTGCTATAGTTCAACCAATGCTTAATTTATTTAAAGGCACCAATGGTGCTGGATTATGGCGCAGAACTCTATCTCATACAGCATCTTTATCAAACAATAAACCGGAGTTAATATATGCGGCATGGGATGCTATATGTAAAAGGTCCTCTATTTTATAATATTTAAACAATTTTTTGATTCAAGTGCTTAATTCTCTTATTCATAATATTCTAATTATCTTGTTCATAGATGAAGATTATCAATAGATTTTTTGATTCTATATTTAAGAAAAGTATATTATGGTTGTATTCTAGTAGTAATTAAGTGAACAACTCAACACATTTTATGCGATAAGATATGTCTGGTAATTCTTTAGGTAAGTTATTTTCTGTAACTAATTTCGGTGAATCGCACGGTCCTGCCATTGGTTGTGTAGTTGACGGATGCCCACCTGGTATGGAACTTAGTGTTTCTGATATTCAAAATGAGCTAGATAGACGTCGTCCAGGAACATCTCGCCATGTTACTCAGAGACAAGAAGAGGATAAAGTTGAAATTCTATCAGGATTATATAAGGGACAAACAACTGGTGCTCCTATTGGGTTGCTTATAAGAAATACAGATGCTCGTAGTAAAGATTACGATAATATAGAAGATACTTTTAGACCTGGCCATGCTGATTATGCATATTGGCATAAGTATGGAATTAGGGATCCTAGGGGAGGAGGTAGGTCTTCAGCAAGATTAACTGCTCCTACAGTTGCCGCTGGTGCAATTGCTAAAAAATGGCTTTTAAAGCATAAAAATATTATTATTCGTGGATACATGAGCCAGTTAGGATTTATAAAAATACCTTTTGTATCTTGGAGTGAAATAGATAATCCATTTTTCTCACCAAACCAAAAAATAGTTCAAGAGCTTGAAAACTACATGGATGATTTACGAAAAGATGGAAATTCTGTTGGGGCTCGCATAGAGATACTGGCAGAAAATTTACCATGTGGTTTAGGTGAACCTATTTATGATAGATTAGATTCCGACATAGCTCATGTAATGATGGGATTAAATGCTGTAAAAGGTGTTTCAATAGGATCTGGTTTTGATTCTATATCTCAGCTTGGATCCACGCATGGTGATGAAATTACTCCTTCTGGGTTTTTAACAAATAATGCTGGTGGTATATTAGGTGGTATTTCAACTGGTCAAGATATTACTGTTTCTTTAGCTATTAAGCCTACTTCTAGTATTAGAATAGCAAAAAAATCTGTAGATAGAGAAAATAACCAATGCTTAGTACAAACATTTGGTAGGCATGATCCTTGTGTAGGTATAAGAGCAGTTCCTATAGGAGAAGCTATGCTAGCTATAGTCCTGATGGATCATGTTTTGAGATATAGGGGTCAATGTGGTTTATAGATACAGTTTTATATTTAATGTATTATCTATAAATTTCTTATAATTATTATTTTTTAAGAGGTTTTTATGGCAAAAACTCTGTATGACAAACTTTGGAATGCGCATGTTGTTCGAAAAGAGTCAGATGGCACAAGTTTAATTTATATTGATAGACATTTACTTCATGAGGTAACTAGTCCTCAGGCTTTTGAAGGATTATCTATATCTAATAGGAAGCCATGGCGTATAAATGCTAATTTAGCTGTAGCAGATCATAATGTTCCAACGAGTAATCGTGGCAATGGGATAGATGATCCTATATCTAAGCTACAAGTAGATACTTTAGATAACAACTGTGAAAAATATGGCATAGTTGAATTCAAAATGAATGATTTGCGACAAGGAATAGTTCATGTTGTCGGTCCAGAACAAGGTGCTACTCTACCAGGCATGACAATTGTTTGCGGTGATTCTCATACTAGCACCCATGGTGCAATAGGAGCATTAGCATTTGGCATAGGAACTTCTGATGTTGAGCATGTTTTAGCAACTCAAACATTATTGATGAAGAAAAATAAAAATATGCTAATAAATGTAGAAGGTGTTGTGCCAGATGGCTGCTCAGCAAAAGATATTATTCTTTATATTATTGGTGTAATAGGCACAGCAGGTGGCACAGGTTATGCAATAGAATTTGCTGGCAAGGCTATTTCTGATTTGTCTGTGGAAGGTAGAATGACTATTTGCAACATGGCTATTGAAGCTGGTGCAAGATCAGGTCTGGTAGCTGTTGATTCCAAAACAATCAGTTATTTTAATGGCTTACCATTTTCTCCTAAAGGTGAAATGTGG
It encodes the following:
- the aroC gene encoding chorismate synthase yields the protein MSGNSLGKLFSVTNFGESHGPAIGCVVDGCPPGMELSVSDIQNELDRRRPGTSRHVTQRQEEDKVEILSGLYKGQTTGAPIGLLIRNTDARSKDYDNIEDTFRPGHADYAYWHKYGIRDPRGGGRSSARLTAPTVAAGAIAKKWLLKHKNIIIRGYMSQLGFIKIPFVSWSEIDNPFFSPNQKIVQELENYMDDLRKDGNSVGARIEILAENLPCGLGEPIYDRLDSDIAHVMMGLNAVKGVSIGSGFDSISQLGSTHGDEITPSGFLTNNAGGILGGISTGQDITVSLAIKPTSSIRIAKKSVDRENNQCLVQTFGRHDPCVGIRAVPIGEAMLAIVLMDHVLRYRGQCGL
- the leuC gene encoding 3-isopropylmalate dehydratase large subunit; the encoded protein is MAKTLYDKLWNAHVVRKESDGTSLIYIDRHLLHEVTSPQAFEGLSISNRKPWRINANLAVADHNVPTSNRGNGIDDPISKLQVDTLDNNCEKYGIVEFKMNDLRQGIVHVVGPEQGATLPGMTIVCGDSHTSTHGAIGALAFGIGTSDVEHVLATQTLLMKKNKNMLINVEGVVPDGCSAKDIILYIIGVIGTAGGTGYAIEFAGKAISDLSVEGRMTICNMAIEAGARSGLVAVDSKTISYFNGLPFSPKGEMWDKAVKYWESLHSDEGAIFDSIITIDANKIQPQVTWGTSPEMVLPVSAKVPNPNNEKDPVKRNSIERALSYMGLLPDTPIVDIQIDKVFIGSCTNSRIEDLRAAASVVNGRRISSNIKLAMVVPGSGLVKKQAEKEGLDKIFIDAGFEWRDPGCSMCLAMNSDKLNPGERCASTSNRNFEGRQGQGSRTHLLSPTMAAAAAIAGHFVDYREFDN
- the dusA gene encoding tRNA dihydrouridine(20/20a) synthase DusA, whose protein sequence is METINKDSWKFCVAPMLGVTNRHCRFLYRCLNSHVRLYTEMVTTAALIRNKNIFSKYLLFDNSQHPIALQLGGNDPVDLAKSARIGEKCGYDEININCGCPSSRVLNGSFGAYLMKDVNLVIDCLKAIMDAVSIPVSIKHRIGIDYVDSYQFIRDFVGKIHDIGCNVFIVHARNAVLRGLSPKKNREIPALKYDYVYKLKKDFPDAVIVLNGGISSIDSIRNIENFVDGFMIGRCIMSNPLFLLDIESAFYKEEGVFDYNNLINILIEYAHIEINKGVQLRAIVQPMLNLFKGTNGAGLWRRTLSHTASLSNNKPELIYAAWDAICKRSSIL